A genome region from Vulpes lagopus strain Blue_001 chromosome 7, ASM1834538v1, whole genome shotgun sequence includes the following:
- the FBXW12 gene encoding F-box/WD repeat-containing protein 12: MEFQVPDVPLLKIFSFLDAFSLLQASQVNRCWNRVAENDHLWRNLCLKKWSFCNFSQCLGSLTWKQFFLKQRKQEYRMALAKPEDFTFREASGNLGILGPMAYLSGNDDTVDGQEKSVICTVSSKHVLCTWDVQEGTMIWSSPVQQSSIMHLATLPQMHLAFTVDLEGTVKVWNCQDEDALATLAMPRTCFSLEICLTNDGPFLMVGNSEGDIYTLTVPELRGVSKVNAFKYSVDLLHCSPDRKWIFASGTHQNILPMVFLTECLLKPSEGKSPLCLSIPFSSCCRACWAPRKTSRVTVMYRRGSFKKTGFTTFDLMAKRTGGRTDIQAHQVATFLLPVHMESPIWMGVGDGNMIVFESGPYLFLFTISGHLLQRFEDHQRTISNLWVDSVHILTTSMDDSLHLYMWEDEGRYPYLKSCCHLEHIGSDLAPSCYVSKAICDNMSIVCVVSRIRESSILVMYSLHM, translated from the exons ATGGAGTTTCAAGTGCCTGACGTGCCGCTGTTGAAAATCTTCTCCTTCCTGGATGCGTTCAGCTTGCTCCAGGCTTCCCAAGTGAACAGG TGTTGGAATAGGGTTGCAGAGAATGATCACCTGTGGAG GAACCTGTGTCTGAAGAAATGGAGCTTCTGCAACTTCTCCCAGTGCCTGGGCTCACTGACGTGGAAGCAGTTCTTCCTCAAACAGAGAAAGCAGGAGTACCGGATGGCGTTGGCGAAGCCAGAAGACTTTACCTTCAGAGAAGCAAGTGGGAACCTCG GAATCTTAGGACCTATGGCTTATCTGTCAGGAAATGACGACACAGTGGATGGACAAGAGAAGTCAGTCATTTGCACGGTGTCATCAAAACACGTGCTTTGTACCTGGGACGTGCAGGAG GGCACTATGATCTGGTCCAGCCCAGTCCAGCAGTCTAGCATCATGCATCTGGCGACCCTCCCCCAGATGCATCTCGCATTCACTGTGGACTTGGAAGGAACTGTCAAAGTGTGGAATTGTCAGGATGAGGATGCCCTGGCTACTCTTGCCATGCCTCGGACCtgtttttctttggaaatctGTCTCACAAATGATGGCCCATTCCTGATG GTAGGCAATTCTGAAGGTGACATCTACACACTGACCGTGCCTGAGCTAAGGGGTGTCTCTAAAGTCAATGCATTTAAATATAGTGTTGACCTCCTACACTGCTCTCCTGACAGGAAATGGATCTTTGCATCTGGGACACATCAGAATATCTTGCCAATG GTGTTTCTCACAGAGTGCTTACTGAAACCGTCAGAAGGCAAAAGCCCTCTGTGCCTCTCTATCCCATTTTCATCATGCTGCAGAGCCTGCTGGGCCCCAAGGAAGACAAGCAGGGTAACAGTGATGTACCGAAGAGGTTCTTTCAAAAAGACAGGATTTACCACCTTTGATCTAATGGCTAAGAGGACTGGGGGCAGGACAGACATCCAAG CCCATCAGGTTGCAACTTTCCTGTTGCCAGTTCATATGGAGAGTCCTATTTGGATGGGAGTCGGTGATGGCAATATGATCGTGTTTGAGAGTGGGCCATACTTGTTCCTCTTCACCATCAGTGGCCACCTGCTGCAACGATTTGAGGACCACCAGAGGACCATCAGCAACCTATGGGTG GATTCTGTGCACATCCTCACCACATCTATGGATGACTCTCTGCATTTGTACATGTGGGAAGACGAAGGCCGTTATCCATACCTCAAGAGTTGCTGTCACCTGGAACACATAGGGAGTGACCTGGCACCAAGCTG